From a single Sander vitreus isolate 19-12246 chromosome 4, sanVit1, whole genome shotgun sequence genomic region:
- the lyar gene encoding cell growth-regulating nucleolar protein, translated as MVFFTCNGCGESLKKAQVDKHVNMCRGCQVLSCIDCGKDFWGDDYKNHVKCISEDQKYGGKGYEAKANKGDVKQQQWIQRVHDAMDKPGVSAKLKDVLQQVSSYDNVPRKKAKFQNWMRNSLKIANTSLHDEVWDILAAADNPPEAPQETKEAKQTVAKVKADTNGNEKQNGHPEVAKKKLNKRERKEARQQKNGKALKAAEKTVAQEPEDGKKKKKDRKRKHSGEEDGGEEQNGAENKTSSKKTKTVDQEAADMSEETEDQEVPKGKFNWKGNIKAVLRDSDDQELPVKKLRKKVLAAYYSFTGDGNFKKEEEVLALFNKKINNNPKFRVLKDRVRLVK; from the exons ATGGTGTTCTTCACCTGCAACGGCTGTGGTGAATCCCTGAAAAAAGCTCAGGTTGATAAACACGTGAACATGTGCCGGGGCTGCCAGGTCCTTTCCTGCATCGATTGTGGAAAAGACTTCTG GGGTGACGACTACAAGAACCACGTTAAATGTATCAGTGAAGACCAGAAGTATGGAGGCAAAGGCTACGAGGCTAAGGCAAACAAAGGAGATGtgaaacagcagcagtggaTTCAG AGAGTCCATGACGCAATGGACAAACCTGGAGTCAGTGCAAAGCTCAAGGATGTGCTTCAGCAAGTCAGTTCGTATGATAACGTCCCAAGAAAGAAGGCCAAGTTTCAG AACTGGATGAGAAACAGTCTTAAAATAGCTAACACCAGTCTTCATGATGAAGTGTGGGACATTCTTGCTGCAGCGGACAAT CCTCCTGAGGCCCCCCAGGAGACTAAAGAAGCTAAACAGACAGTGGCCAAAGTCAAAGCGGATACTAATGGAAATGAAAAGCAGAACGGCCATCCAGAAGTTGCGAAGAAGAAACTGAACAAACGGGAGCGTAAAGAAGCACGTCAGCAGAAAAATGGGAAGGCTTTAAAAGCTGCTGAAAAGACAGTTGCACAGGAGCCAGAAGacggcaaaaagaaaaaaaaggacagaaagagaaagcacAGTGGTGAGGAAGACGGCGGTGAAGAGCAGAACGGTGCTGAAAATAAGACATCCAGCAAGAAAACAAAGACAG TTGACCAAGAGGCTGCTGACATGTCAGAGGAGACTGAGGATCAAGAAGTTCCCAAAG GCAAATTCAACTGGAAGGGAAATATCAAGGCAGTACTGAGAGACTCAGATGACCAGGAACTGCCCGTAAAGAAACTCAGGAAGAAG GTTTTGGCAGCATACTACTCTTTCACTGGGGATGGAAATtttaaaaaggaggaggaggtgctAGCACTTTTCAACAAGAAGATCAACAACAATCCCAAATTTAGAGTATTGAAAGACAGAGTTAGACTTGTAAAGTAG
- the tmem128 gene encoding transmembrane protein 128 — protein MLNDSELATLRNRFKRDAEFLMQTTTNGDEDEKSQEEKDAKPLPRINRHSIFWILASMGVTYYVDFLRNIIENSDIKSWWFNVGLILLGICLSLAMFCIVYLEWFKGIQHYEQEYPAIPPITTAAFIAASCSLNMALWPVWSFFTPLILFTQFMGVVMFISLLG, from the exons ATGCTTAACGACAGTGAGCTAGCAACGTTGCGGAACAGATTTAAGAGAGATGCGGAGTTTCTTATGCAAACAACGACAAATGGTGACGAAGATGAAAAAA GTCAGGAGGAAAAAGATGCTAAACCTCTCCCTCGCATTAACAGACACTCCATTTTCTGGATCCTGGCATCTATGGGCGTGACCTACTATGTGGATTTTCTCCGCAACATAATTGAGAACAGTGATATCAAAAG TTGGTGGTTCAATGTGGGTCTGATACTCCTTGGGATCTGCCTGTCTCTGGCCATGTTTTGCATTGTGTACCTGGAATGGTTCAAAGGCATCCAGCACTACGAGCAAGAGTACCCTGCCATTCCTCCCATCACCACTGCAGCCTTTATTGCTGCATCTTGCAG CTTAAACATGGCCCTGTGGCCAGTGTGGTCCTTCTTCACTCCACTCATCCTCTTCACACAGTTCATGGGTGTGGTTATGTTCATCTCTTTGCTTGGATGA
- the otop1 gene encoding proton channel OTOP1 → MVEHSGLDSQCLNKYCHSSSSSSSSEHDKKMFAKLKLSLSGDYPRKNGEILSGQYGTNLLLLGVAMMLAIQGDPSVREEHLLAFVTSLMILQLIWMLWYMLVRDRQKNTRTEKDVHATTCWIRGGLTLLAVLSLIMDAFRIGYYIGYQSCVSAVLGVYPVIHATHTITQVHFLWFHIKDVIQSFETFERFGVIHAVFTNLLLWCNGVMSEAEHFLNNHKSRLFALGYENLTIMHSEPDCNCTTSTCSLFSRSLFYLYPFNVEYHIFVSAMLFVMWKNIGRTIDLSSNRKRLATKIQGLNVGPILGLLALAGTIGVMVVYVTNIEESFQTHNSAISMFYIYGIAMLASMCFAGSLGLLIYRVDHMPPDTSKNPSRQLDTELLCGSSIGSWLMSWCSIVAVVGANSNPPFRWTNLIYSLLVVLEKYTQNLFIVESLYRQQEDGEREDPELPAAPEIFSVTSSLAPPYNGIINQAYETPDRICVSLENEEEESRQVYRCPRKPSEVSLPVRNKVKQPLNIKRKVLKNIAVFLIMSNISLWILPAFGCRPQYDNGLEQETFGYSTWTTILNFAIPLNLFYRIHSVASLFEVFRRV, encoded by the exons ATGGTGGAACACAGTGGCCTAGATAGTCAGTGTCTGAACAAGTACTGTCACAGTTCCTCCTCGTCGTCCAGCTCCGAGCACGACAAAAAGATGTTCGCCAAACTAAAACTAAGTCTGTCAGGGGATTATCCGAGGAAGAACGGAGAGATCCTCAGCGGCCAATACGGGACCAATTTGCTGCTGCTTGGGGTGGCGATGATGCTGGCTATCCAAGGTGACCCCTCTGTCAGGGAAGAGCACTTGTTGGCCTTTGTCACCAGCCTCATGATCCTCCAGCTGATCTGGATGTTGTGGTACATGCTGGTGCGGGACAGACAGAAGAACACGCGGACCGAGAAAGATGTCCACGCCACAACATGCTGGATAAGAG GTGGTTTGACTCTCCTTGCAGTCCTTTCCCTGATTATGGACGCTTTCCGAATCGGGTATTATATTGGCTATCAGTCTTGTGTGTCAGCTGTGCTCGGGGTATATCCTGTCATCCACGCAActcacacaataacacag gTGCATTTTCTCTGGTTTCACATCAAGGATGTCATCCAGAGCTTTGAAACATTTGAGAG ATTTGGTGTTATCCATGCAGTCTTCACCAACCTCCTCCTGTGGTGCAACGGTGTAATGTCAGAGGCCGAGCACTTCTTGAACAACCACAAGAGTAGACTCTTTGCACTGGGCTATGAAAACCTCACTATAA TGCACTCAGAGCCAGACTGTAACTGCACCACCAGCACTTGCTCCTTGTTCTCCAGAAGCCTCTTCTATCTCTATCCCTTCAACGTCGAGTATCACATATTTGTCTCTGCCATGCTCTTCGTCATGTGGAAAAACATTGGGCGGACCATTGACCTTTCTTCAAACAGGAAGAGGTTGGCTACCAAAATCCAGGGCCTGAACGTAGGCCCCATTCTGGGTCTACTTGCACTGGCCGGCACTATCGGGGTCATGGTGGTCTACGTCACCAACATAGAGGAATCTTTCCAAACTCATAATTCAGCCATTTCCATGTTCTACATTTATGGCATTGCCATGCTAGCGTCCATGTGCTTTGCTGGTTCCTTAGGTCTGCTCATATATCGAGTGGACCACATGCCTCCGGACACCTCCAAGAACCCGTCCAGACAGCTGGACACAGAGCTGCTGTGTGGGTCCTCTATCGGCTCTTGGCTCATGTCCTGGTGCAGCATTGTGGCTGTGGTAGGAGCCAACAGCAATCCTCCTTTCCGCTGGACCAACTTGATCTACTCTCTGCTTGTTGTGCTGGAGAAGTACACCCAGAACCTCTTCATCGTAGAGTCCCTGTATCGCCAGCaagaggatggagagagggaggacccTGAGTTACCAGCTGCTCCGGAAATCTTCTCCGTGACATCCTCTTTAGCCCCACCGTACAACGGCATCATTAACCAAGCCTACGAGACTCCAGACAGAATCTGTGTCTCCCTGGAGAACGAGGAAGAGGAGAGCAGACAGGTGTACAGATGTCCGCGAAAACCTTCTGAGGTGTCGCTGCCTGTGAGAAACAAAGTAAAGCAGCCCCTAAATATAAAGAGGAAAGTCCTGAAAAACATTGCTGTCTTCCTGATAATGTCCAACATTTCG cTGTGGATCCTTCCTGCCTTTGGCTGCCGGCCACAGTACGACAACGGTTTGGAACAGGAGACATTTGGCTACAGCACATGGACCACAATTCTCAATTTCGCCATTCCTTTGAACCTTTTCTACCGCATTCACTCAGTCGCCTCCCTCTTCGAGGTGTTCCGCCGGGTCTGA
- the drd5a gene encoding D(1B) dopamine receptor, with amino-acid sequence MENPAKHLSSVQGIDSVPAPLGEIMWNSTETEATKDQRKDMVVRTVTGCLLSLLILWTLLGNILVCSAVLRFRHLRTKVTNIFIVSLALSDLFVAVLVMPWKAVAEVAGYWPFGTFCNVWVAFDIMCSTASILNLCIISVDRYWAISSPFRYERKMTQRVAFVMISITWTLSVLISFIPVQLNWHKASGDDMAGTHNSSTSWQIEENCDSSLSREYAISSSLISFYIPVAIMIVTYTRIYRIAQIQIRRIASLERAAERAQSCRSNRIECQHHKTLKTSIKRETKVFKTLSVIMGVFVFCWLPFFVLNCIVPFCDRPATDVDAGLPCVSETTFDVFVWFGWTNSSLNPIIYAFNAEFRKAFASLLGCRNFCSTPVETVNISNELVSYNQDTLMHKDIANTYVNMIPNAVECIENEETFDRISQFSHNNENATDSVCDLEDCEANISLDRMSPFTPNGLH; translated from the coding sequence ATGGAGAACCCAGCCAAGCATCTCTCATCGGTGCAGGGGATTGACTCTGTACCGGCACCCCTCGGAGAGATTATGTGGAACAGCACCGAAACAGAGGCAACAAAGGACCAGAGGAAGGATATGGTGGTGCGTACGGTGACGGGCTGTCTGCTGTCCCTGCTCATCCTATGGACCCTGCTAGGAAACATCCTGGTCTGCTCCGCGGTGCTGCGCTTTCGACACTTGCGGACCAAAGTCACCAACATTTTCATCGTCTCCCTGGCTCTATCGGATTTATTCGTCGCCGTCCTGGTGATGCCCTGGAAAGCTGTGGCAGAGGTGGCGGGGTATTGGCCATTTGGCACTTTCTGTAACGTCTGGGTAGCTTTTGACATTATGTGCTCCACCGCCTCCATCCTCAACCTCTGCATTATCAGCGTGGATAGATACTGGGCCATCTCGAGCCCCTTCCGCTACGAGAGGAAAATGACCCAGCGAGTTGCCTTTGTTATGATAAGCATCACTTGGACGTTGTCTGTGCTCATTTCATTCATACCGGTCCAACTAAACTGGCACAAAGCCAGCGGTGACGACATGGCTGGGACTCACAACTCTTCCACGAGTTGGCAGATAGAGGAAAACTGTGACTCCAGCCTGAGCAGAGAGTATGCTATATCCTCCTCTTTGATAAGTTTCTATATCCCCGTGGCAATTATGATTGTGACTTACACCAGAATATACCGGATTGCACAAATACAAATTAGAAGAATAGCCTCCCTGGAGAGGGCAGCAGAACGTGCGCAAAGTTGCAGGTCAAACAGAATAGAGTGCCAACACCACAAAACCTTGAAAACGTCAATTAAACGGGAAACCAAAGTGTTTAAAACTCTGTCGGTGATTAtgggtgtatttgtgttttgctGGTTACCTTTTTTCGTCCTAAACTGTATTGTCCCGTTCTGCGACAGACCGGCCACAGACGTGGACGCGGGTCTGCCGTGCGTCAGCGAGACGACTTTCGACGTCTTCGTGTGGTTCGGCTGGACCAACTCCTCCCTGAACCCCATCATTTACGCCTTCAACGCCGAGTTCAGGAAGGCCTTCGCCAGCCTCTTGGGCTGTCGCAATTTCTGCTCCACACCagtggaaactgttaacatcaGCAACGAGCTGGTCTCCTATAATCAAGACACCCTAATGCACAAGGATATCGCGAACACATATGTCAACATGATCCCCAACGCTGTTGAATGTATTGAGAATGAAGAGACTTTTGACAGAATTTCACAGTTTTCTCACAACAATGAAAACGCCACCGACTCGGTTTGTGACTTGGAGGACTGTGAAGCAAATATCAGTCTTGACAGGATGTCACCATTTACACCTAATGGATTACATTGA